One window of the Eucalyptus grandis isolate ANBG69807.140 chromosome 6, ASM1654582v1, whole genome shotgun sequence genome contains the following:
- the LOC104451007 gene encoding probable N-succinyldiaminopimelate aminotransferase DapC, whose protein sequence is MKEKLSAVAKTFSPSPIQQLSHLAQRCNAINLAEGFPDFPAPPLLKSAAVSAINSDFNQYRHVQGICDRLARIVKDTRGLEIDPLTDIAICCGQTEAFAAAIFSIIDPGDEVILFDPSYETYDASISMAGGVPVFVALDPPHWTLDNGKFLKSFTSRTKAVVLNSPHNPTGKVFSKDELEVIATACCTNDCMVITDEVYEHITYDKTKHISLASLQGMQERTIITSSLSKSFSVTGWRIGWAIAPPAIASAIKNIHIRITDSAPAPFQEAALTALESQPQYFESLRQDYERRRDFLAKILAEVGLRIRFKAQGSFFIFVEIPEECLLSDVDCVKKLIEEAGVVGVPGRGFFHSNKQVEVGADNFYGNRYIRFAFCKSDDTLAAAAQNLQEFVKRAGAFDCSEGVKG, encoded by the exons ATGAAGGAGAAGCTATCGGCGGTGGCGAAGACATTCTCGCCGTCGCCAATTCAGCAGCTGTCTCATCTCGCTCAGCGCTGCAACGCCATCAACCTCGCCGAGGGCTTCCCCGACTTCCCCGCGCCTCCCCTCCTCAAGAGCGCGGCCGTCTCCGCCATCAACTCCGACTTCAACCAATACAG GCACGTGCAAGGGATTTGCGACCGTCTGGCCAGGATAGTGAAGGACACGCGCGGTCTTGAAATCGACCCCCTCACTGATATCGCCATTTGCTGCGGTCAAACCGAGGCTTTTGCTGCTGCCATCTTTTCCA TAATCGACCCAGGTGATGAAGTTATACTGTTTGATCCTTCCTATGAGACATACGATGCTAGTATCTCCATGGCTGGGGGAGTGCCA GTTTTTGTGGCTCTCGACCCACCTCATTGGACTTTGGACAATGGAAAATTCCTGAAGTCCTTCACCAGCAGAACTAAAGCTGTGGTATTAAACAG TCCCCATAATCCAACTGGAAAAGTCTTCAGCAAGGATGAGCTTGAAGTAATTGCCACGGCTTGCTGCACAAATGATTGCATGGTTATCACAGACGAA GTGTATGAACACATAACATATGACAAGACAAAACATATATCCCTTGCCTCTCTTCAAGGAATGCAGGAGAGGACAATAATTACTTCTTCGCTGTCAAAATCATTCAGTGTTACAG GCTGGAGGATTGGATGGGCAATTGCCCCTCCTGCCATCGCATCGGCCATAAAGAACATACATATCAGAATCACAGATTCAGCTCCAGCACCTTTTCAGGAGGCTGCGTTGACCGCTCTTGAAAGTCAGCCACAATATTTTGAATCACTGAGACAA GATTATGAGCGACGAAGAGATTTCCTAGCTAAAATTCTGGCTGAAGTTGGTTTGCGAATTCGGTTCAAGGCCCAGGGTTCATTCTTTATATTTGTGGAGATTCCTGAGGAGTGCCTTCTGTCTGAC GTTGATTGTGTTAAAAAGCTGATAGAAGAGGCAGGGGTGGTTGGTGTACCAGGTCGTGGATTCTTCCACTCAAACAAACAAGTGGAGGTTGGTGCTGATAATTTCTATGGTAACAGATATATCAGGTTTGCTTTTTGTAAAAGTGATGATACATTAGCTGCTGCTGCACAAAATCTGCAAGAGTTCGTTAAGAGAGCTGGTGCCTTTGATTGCAGTGAAGGTGTAAAGGGCTAA